In Dietzia sp. ANT_WB102, a genomic segment contains:
- a CDS encoding ABC transporter ATP-binding protein, which yields MRSGQENVVRVEGLVKTFGGARALDGLDLDVRRGEVHGFLGPNGSGKSTTIRILLGLMRADAGRVTVFGGDPWRDAVELHARMAYVPGEVALWPRLTGGQSIDLLGRALGGLDPARRDGLVERFRLDPTKRTRDYSKGNRQKVSLVAALASDAELLVLDEPTSGLDPLMEQVFQDCVRETIARGATVLLSSHIMGEVEALADRVSIIRAGRTVTSGTLAELRRHTTTEVHAVTDADPRPLERVAGVDGLRIDDSTDGRFEVRCHVPAPRLGEVTGILHAAGIHTLTATPPSLDDLFLSAYTGSWTETRDDDLPGER from the coding sequence ATGCGTTCAGGGCAGGAGAACGTGGTTCGGGTAGAGGGCCTGGTTAAAACCTTTGGAGGCGCTCGGGCGCTGGACGGGCTGGACCTGGATGTTCGCCGCGGAGAGGTCCACGGTTTCCTCGGGCCCAATGGGTCGGGAAAATCGACCACCATCCGCATTCTGCTGGGGCTGATGCGCGCCGACGCCGGCCGGGTGACCGTGTTCGGCGGGGACCCGTGGCGCGATGCGGTAGAGCTCCACGCCCGGATGGCGTACGTCCCCGGCGAAGTGGCCCTGTGGCCTCGACTGACGGGCGGCCAGAGCATCGACCTGCTGGGCCGAGCTCTCGGGGGGCTGGACCCGGCCAGGCGGGACGGACTCGTCGAGCGTTTCCGCCTGGACCCGACCAAACGCACTCGGGACTATTCCAAGGGCAACCGGCAGAAGGTGTCACTCGTCGCGGCGCTGGCCTCGGACGCCGAACTTCTCGTGCTGGACGAGCCCACCTCCGGACTGGACCCCCTCATGGAGCAGGTGTTCCAGGACTGCGTCCGCGAGACCATCGCACGCGGGGCCACTGTCCTGCTGTCCAGCCACATCATGGGCGAGGTGGAGGCCCTCGCGGACCGCGTGAGCATCATCCGCGCCGGCCGTACCGTCACCTCGGGCACGCTGGCCGAGCTGCGGCGCCACACCACGACCGAGGTCCATGCCGTCACGGACGCCGACCCGCGTCCACTCGAGCGAGTGGCCGGGGTCGACGGCCTACGGATCGACGATTCCACCGATGGACGGTTCGAGGTCCGCTGTCACGTGCCCGCTCCGCGGCTCGGCGAGGTGACGGGCATCCTGCACGCGGCCGGAATCCACACTCTGACGGCGACCCCGCCCAGCCTGGACGACCTCTTCCTCAGCGCCTATACCGGGAGCTGGACGGAAACCCGGGACGACGACCTGCCCGGGGAGCGGTGA
- a CDS encoding ABC transporter permease has translation MTSPFAGTGLLVRIALGTGWRTAAAWVVGLASLYLITGLSIGALYDTPQELATYGASIGESTVMLTGRVAGLDTLGGILMNEYSFLVAFGIPVMAIALTARATRKEEESGRSELLLAGRVGRLAPTAAALVVVAGVFAVLGVALWTVTLTLDIDRGGAVLYAVSIAATGWVYASGTAVLAQVLSHNRTVWASAMAASGLTLITRGVGDTNRNWLSWTSPLGWQGMVRPFGDPSVGPLIVAVGVAAGLAALALWLASHRDVGQGMIPTRTGPASASAWRASRAGTAVHQHLGAFTGWTLGGVALMVVYGGLMNVVVEAIMSNPGLAAFLADSGTVVDSIVQTLITLVGFLGAGFALQTLSGLRGEETSGRLEMALSVSRSRWSWLAAHTAVVSAGTVIVVLAGSAAFGICAATALGDPGLAGRILAAGAWQAAAAGLFVGISVALFGALPRLQVLAWAPFAVAVVVTFMGPTLRLTDDQMRLSPFGAVGSAPVGPVDPVGVTALITLTSILIVVGLVGFRRRDVPRT, from the coding sequence ATGACGTCGCCGTTCGCGGGCACGGGACTGCTGGTACGCATCGCGCTGGGCACCGGCTGGCGGACTGCGGCGGCCTGGGTCGTGGGCCTGGCCTCGCTGTACCTGATCACCGGATTATCCATCGGGGCCCTGTACGACACCCCACAGGAATTGGCCACCTACGGCGCCTCGATCGGGGAGTCGACTGTCATGCTCACCGGCCGGGTGGCCGGACTCGACACCCTCGGCGGCATCCTGATGAACGAGTACTCGTTCCTGGTCGCCTTCGGTATTCCGGTCATGGCGATCGCCCTGACCGCGCGGGCCACCCGCAAGGAGGAGGAGTCGGGACGGTCGGAGCTGTTGTTGGCTGGTCGGGTCGGTCGGCTCGCCCCGACGGCGGCGGCCCTCGTCGTCGTCGCAGGAGTGTTCGCGGTCCTGGGCGTGGCGCTGTGGACGGTGACCCTCACCCTCGACATCGACCGCGGTGGCGCGGTCCTATACGCGGTATCGATCGCCGCCACCGGCTGGGTGTACGCCTCCGGTACCGCCGTGCTCGCCCAAGTCCTGTCACACAACCGCACTGTGTGGGCGTCCGCGATGGCCGCGTCGGGACTGACCCTCATCACGCGTGGGGTCGGGGACACCAATCGCAACTGGCTCAGCTGGACGTCCCCGCTGGGGTGGCAGGGCATGGTCCGGCCCTTCGGTGACCCGTCCGTGGGGCCGCTGATTGTGGCGGTCGGCGTCGCAGCCGGGCTTGCGGCGCTCGCGCTTTGGCTCGCCAGCCACCGCGACGTGGGGCAGGGGATGATCCCCACCCGGACCGGACCGGCCTCCGCGTCGGCATGGCGGGCGTCGCGTGCGGGGACAGCCGTGCACCAGCACCTGGGGGCGTTCACCGGCTGGACGCTCGGCGGGGTGGCCCTCATGGTCGTCTACGGCGGGCTGATGAACGTGGTTGTGGAGGCGATCATGTCCAACCCCGGGCTGGCAGCATTCCTCGCCGACTCCGGGACGGTCGTGGACTCGATCGTGCAGACACTCATCACCCTCGTCGGGTTCCTCGGCGCCGGGTTCGCGCTCCAGACCCTGTCCGGGTTACGGGGCGAGGAGACCTCAGGGAGGCTCGAAATGGCCCTGTCCGTCAGCCGCTCGCGATGGTCCTGGCTCGCCGCCCACACCGCGGTCGTGTCCGCCGGAACCGTCATCGTGGTGCTGGCGGGATCGGCCGCCTTCGGCATCTGCGCGGCCACGGCACTGGGCGACCCGGGACTAGCCGGCCGGATCCTCGCAGCCGGGGCGTGGCAGGCTGCCGCCGCTGGCCTGTTCGTGGGGATCTCGGTCGCATTATTCGGCGCACTCCCACGGCTGCAGGTGCTCGCATGGGCGCCGTTCGCAGTCGCCGTAGTCGTCACTTTCATGGGCCCGACGCTCCGCCTCACCGACGACCAGATGCGACTGTCGCCGTTCGGTGCGGTCGGTAGCGCCCCCGTGGGCCCCGTGGACCCGGTCGGCGTGACCGCACTCATCACGCTGACGAGCATCCTGATCGTCGTCGGGCTGGTCGGCTTCCGGCGCCGCGACGTGCCGCGAACCTGA
- a CDS encoding serine hydrolase, which translates to MSDEFDRDRLTTALEIVADWPVENVSAAVVGPDGALAVHGDDTRVYRLASVTKPLVAVAALLAVEEEAIALDEPAGPEGSTVRHLLSHASGLDFADRDKVRTSPGERRIYSSAGFEVLADHISDATGIAFGEYLDEAVCRPLGMDSTTLEGSAGHGASGSLADLIAFARELVAPRLLAPETLKEAVSDQFSGLDGIVPGYGMQKPCPWGLGFELRDGKHPHWTGHHNSPGTFGHFGQSGTFLWVEPEISTALIVLTDRDFGDWAKPLWPELSDRVVDAATRRSRALGG; encoded by the coding sequence ATGTCAGACGAGTTCGATCGAGACAGGCTCACCACCGCGTTGGAAATCGTCGCGGACTGGCCGGTGGAGAACGTCTCGGCTGCAGTGGTCGGCCCCGACGGTGCCCTCGCGGTCCACGGTGACGACACCCGCGTGTACCGCCTGGCGTCGGTGACCAAGCCCCTCGTGGCGGTGGCCGCGCTCCTGGCGGTCGAGGAGGAGGCCATCGCCCTCGACGAGCCCGCCGGACCCGAGGGTTCCACGGTGCGCCACCTGCTCTCCCACGCCTCGGGGCTGGATTTCGCCGACCGCGACAAGGTGCGCACCTCGCCTGGGGAGCGGCGGATCTATTCCTCGGCCGGGTTCGAGGTCCTCGCCGACCACATTTCCGACGCAACCGGGATCGCATTCGGCGAGTACCTCGATGAGGCGGTGTGCCGACCGCTAGGGATGGACTCCACGACCCTCGAGGGTTCCGCGGGCCACGGAGCGTCAGGCAGCCTGGCCGACCTCATCGCGTTCGCCCGCGAACTCGTGGCACCGCGACTACTCGCGCCCGAAACCCTGAAGGAGGCCGTCAGCGACCAGTTCAGCGGCCTCGACGGGATCGTTCCCGGATACGGCATGCAGAAGCCGTGTCCCTGGGGTCTCGGCTTCGAACTCCGCGATGGTAAGCATCCCCACTGGACCGGCCACCACAACTCACCCGGCACCTTCGGCCACTTCGGGCAGTCCGGAACTTTTCTCTGGGTCGAGCCCGAGATCTCCACAGCCTTGATCGTGCTCACCGACCGTGACTTCGGCGACTGGGCTAAGCCGCTGTGGCCTGAACTGTCCGACAGAGTCGTCGATGCGGCTACTCGGCGATCGCGCGCTTTGGGCGGTTGA